From one Brachypodium distachyon strain Bd21 chromosome 4, Brachypodium_distachyon_v3.0, whole genome shotgun sequence genomic stretch:
- the LOC104584405 gene encoding tyrosine-protein phosphatase DSP3: MILEQFDEAAAAAAMVAPPANFGMVDKGVYRSGFPDAVNFGFLRGLGLRSIVYLCPEPYPEANSEFLEVEGIHLFQFGIEGNKDPYVCIPVDAIMGALRVLLDVRNHPVLIHCKRGKHRTGCLVGCFRKLQNWCLSSVFEEYHRYAAGKARLSDLRFIESFSVACMSDCMLMLIYLYHGCLQKSKRLAYKER, translated from the exons ATGATCTTGGAGCAGttcgacgaggcggcggcggcggcggcgatggtggcgCCGCCTGCGAACTTCGGCATGGTGGACAAGGGGGTGTACCGGTCGGGATTCCCCGACGCCGTCAACTTCGGGTTCCTGCGTGGCCTCGGGCTCCGATCTATCGT GTATCTCTGCCCGGAGCCATACCCGGAGGCCAACTCCGAGTTCCTAGAGGTGGAGGGTATTCACCTCTTCCAGTTCGGGATTGAAGGAAACAAG GACCCATACGTGTGCATTCCTGTGGATGCCATCATGGGGGCTCTTAGGGTCTTACTTG ATGTAAGGAACCACCCAGTTCTAATCCACTGCAAAAGAGGGAAG CACCGTACTGGATGTCTCGTGGGCTGCTTCAGGAAGCTGCAGAACTGGTGCCTTTCATCAGTCTTTGAAGAGTATCACCGCTACGCTGCCGGCAAGGCACGGTTGTCTGATCTGAGGTTCATAGAGTCATTCAGTGTCGCCTGCATGAGCGATTGCATGCTCATGCTCATCTACCTGTACCACGGTTGCCTCCAGAAAAGTAAGCGCCTCGCATACAAGGAGAGATAG
- the LOC100821428 gene encoding chloroplast stem-loop binding protein of 41 kDa b, chloroplastic codes for MAPAMASLKSSLLLPSSPLSDFSGAALSMSTQNRRRSWQPRGARMQVAAAADSKNILVMGGTRFIGVFMSRLLVKEGHQVTLFTRGKAPVTQQLPGESDAEYAEFSSKVLHLKGDRQDFDFVKTNLSAKGFDVVYDINGREATEVAPILEALPNLEQFIYCSSAGVYLKSDLLPHFETDAVDPKSRHKGKLETESLLEKSGVNWTSIRPVYIYGPLNYNPVEEWFFHRLKAGRPIPIPGAGNQITQLGHVKDLATAFIKVLGNPAASKQVYNISGTKYVTFDGLARACAKAGGFPEPEIIHYNPKDFDFGKKKAFPFRDQHFFASVEKASKELGFTPEYDLVDGLTDSYSLDFGRGTFRKEADFTTDDMILGKKLVSV; via the exons ATGGCGCCGGCAATGGCCTCCCTGAAGAGCAGCCTCCTCTTGCCATCATCCCCTCTCTCCGACTTCAGTGGTGCAGCCCTCTCCATGTCAACCCAG AATAGGAGGAGATCATGGCAGCCAAGGGGGGCAAGAATGCAGGTGGCAGCGGCTGCAGACTCTAAGAACATTCTTGTCATGGGGGGCACCAGGTTCATTGGTGTCTTCATGTCCAGACTCCTTGTCAAGGAGGGACATCAG GTCACATTGTTCACTAGAGGAAAGGCACCCGTAACCCAGCAGTTGCCAGGTGAATCAGATGCAGAGTATGCAGAGTTCTCTTCCAAG GTGCTACATTTGAAAGGTGACAGGCAAGACTTTGACTTCGTCAAGACGAACCTTTCTGCTAAGGGCTTCGATGTCGTCTACGATATTAATG GGCGTGAGGCCACTGAGGTAGCCCCCATACTAGAGGCTCTGCCGAACCTGGAACA GTTCATCTATTGCTCCTCAGCAGGAGTGTACCTGAAATCAGACCTGCTCCCTCACTTTGAG ACTGACGCGGTGGACCCGAAAAGCCGGCACAAGGGGAAGCTGGAGACGGAGAGCCTGCTGGAGAAGAGCGGTGTGAACTGGACATCGATCAGGCCGGTGTACATCTACGGGCCCCTCAACTACAACCCCGTGGAGGAGTGGTTCTTCCACCGGCTcaaggccggccggccgatcCCCATCCCCGGCGCCGGGAACCAAATCACCCAGCTCGGCCACGTCAAG GATCTGGCCACGGCATTCATCAAGGTCCTCGGCAACCCCGCGGCCAGCAAACAGGTGTACAACATCTCGGGCACCAAGTACGTCACCTTCGACGGCCTAGCCAGGGCATGTGCAAAG GCTGGAGGGTTCCCTGAGCCTGAGATCATCCACTATAACCCCAAGGACTTCGATTTCGGCAAGAAGAAGGCCTTCCCCTTCAGAGACCAG CATTTCTTCGCGTCAGTGGAGAAGGCCAGCAAGGAGCTCGGATTCACGCCGGAGTACGACCTCGTCGATGGCCTGACGGACTCATACAGCCTCGACTTCGGCCGCGGGACGTTCAGGAAGGAGGCCGATTTCACCACGGACGACATGATCCTCGGCAAGAAGCTCGTCAGCGTGTGA